A single Armatimonadia bacterium DNA region contains:
- a CDS encoding uracil-DNA glycosylase: MNRQSCANLLAEIAQEVQSCAKCPLAQGRTLAVPGEGPLDARIMLIGEGPGFQEDQQGRPFVGPAGELLNRLLGLAGLRREQVFITNIVKCRPPNNREPLPEEVAQCRDFLNGQIALVNPKVICTLGRPAMHTLVDATASITREHGKPRRVDGILCVPLYHPAAALHRQDLGPQLEADMLKLKTILEQALGQA; this comes from the coding sequence ATGAACCGACAGTCTTGTGCCAACCTGCTGGCTGAGATTGCACAGGAGGTGCAGTCCTGCGCGAAGTGTCCTCTCGCGCAGGGCCGTACCCTTGCGGTTCCCGGTGAGGGGCCACTGGACGCTCGAATCATGCTGATTGGCGAGGGCCCCGGGTTCCAGGAGGATCAGCAGGGCCGGCCCTTTGTGGGGCCTGCCGGTGAGTTGCTCAATCGGCTGCTGGGACTTGCCGGGTTGCGTCGCGAGCAGGTGTTCATCACCAACATCGTGAAGTGTCGGCCACCGAACAACCGGGAGCCCCTGCCGGAGGAGGTGGCCCAGTGCCGCGACTTCCTCAACGGTCAGATTGCGCTCGTCAACCCGAAAGTCATCTGCACCCTGGGCCGTCCTGCCATGCACACTTTGGTCGATGCGACCGCCTCGATCACCCGCGAGCACGGCAAGCCCCGGAGGGTTGACGGGATCCTCTGCGTGCCCCTGTACCATCCTGCCGCCGCGCTGCACCGGCAGGATCTAGGACCTCAGTTGGAA